A part of Leishmania braziliensis MHOM/BR/75/M2904 complete genome, chromosome 30 genomic DNA contains:
- a CDS encoding ferric reductase transmembrane protein-like protein translates to MTTTINEAKQLDIHGISPFRGDLKSFCRRLAAIGIIAPVSIQLFHKSGSYTDVFQYHPICMMMAFVMVMPDVVSSIRRLRLARQRSPRKSNGIAKPLDEQLSRSEIIIRHQLATFVMELAAAGGFAAVEYIKITHNYQHLKSLHGSVGALCGVTIVCQMVLGCILRYVLSPEDPKRLMVRRAHKYVSATIAVLAMMAMCGGFLATEYAEKMIPSSMIRTVIVLASAATTVAGFFI, encoded by the coding sequence ATGACTACCACTATCAATGAGGCAAAGCAGCTTGACATTCATGGCATCTCCCCGTTCCGGGGGGATTTGAAGAGCTTCTGTCGTAGGCTGGCCGCCATCGGCATCATTGCGCCCGTGTCAATACAGCTGTTTCACAAGTCCGGCAGCTACACGGACGTCTTCCAGTATCACCCCATTTGCATGATGATGGCGTTTGTCATGGTGATGCCGGATGTGGTGAGCAGCATCAGGCGACTGCGGCTGGCACGCCAGAGGTCGCCACGCAAGAGCAACGGCATTGCAAAGCCGCTTGACGAGCAACTTTCGCGCAGCGAGATCATCATCCGTCACCAGCTGGCTACCTTCGTGAtggagctggcggcggctggcGGCTTTGCTGCGGTGGAGTACATAAAAATAACGCACAACTACCAGCATCTCAAGTCTCTGCACGGCAGTGTGGGTGCCCTCTGCGGTGTCACAATCGTCTGCCAGATGGTGCTTGGCTGCATTCTTCGTTATGTGCTATCGCCTGAGGACCCGAAGCGTCTCATGGTGCGGAGGGCGCACAAGTACGTCAGCGCCACCATTGCTGTCTTGGCAATGATGGCGATGTGTGGCGGCTTTCTTGCCACCGAGTATGCAGAGAAGATGATCCCATCCTCGATGATCCGGACGGTCATTGTCCTCGCGTCCGCTGCCACCACGGTTGCCGGTTTTTTCATCTAG
- a CDS encoding putative calpain-like cysteine peptidase: MSYYVGYSQREIYKKRCNELDCACNSAVVQLLSDVPNEVASLIALDLSRNFLGRKGVIPLLDVIEGATQLRSLDLRDQQLGNEAVELICVRLRRHPSLVRLNLSNNPITLAVSRALLELAKQNSVLQYILLEHTFVRPSMVTVIEVQLEKNRARARAASTVSAMHEDKTSRIATTTSSDAGTSVVDVKAGSSRSEQIVLSTPAGGGIAAAVSLLHSSAAPMTTGSSELRQRIPAHELQHVLRYYTHAVADVLYDVNPTQDLWGWCEARQYMFDDDQFNSRNNHLHRTARHRYSIAGWRRVGELYPDATLFGWESATRLSNGTAQQAASDFRGSGLQHTCEGLIGGVMDSTRAAVGSDRSSSGAAYSDATSVLWQLPTDVPPGFTWAFTALMASMKEMGSLHTLLCASATGLPDGGMRVQRGTACPGIYTMRIFVEGQWRYLLVDDFLPVDEYGRLIFTKLSMDDKAFWPCILEKMLAKLHGGYHALDSHFDQHHVDIDSSNIHKSIAGLFLSKENLQRATGGGGGGGAAIVCCGGNDADWDAMPGVSLIGEGVAKNCGCVMSRLTRGLYDSYQLHPVEEAPTTKVFEVLHKALGVPLCKADVREGFDIAPSSRRGASVRRSFLGARSVSVDVPASVPGVSSCVTTAMAFSRDMSRTFNGIQPRCGYQIVRVCHTGGVRLLELCNPWCGAEKWTGDWADDSPLWKRHPEVEEILLTRARTGPSAQSDSCCLLQRPSVTSRLINTSLKRSLLATLSEMGESLKEMKLSTPPGSVTNPAGHPAPPRTHLQKSTFWIAYTDFLQNFEWVHTCRIFGDEFYRQDVHGAWSRDSAGGNAREPSWYMNPHYRLSFPYRSTVYMQLTRRDPRLRRTRDVGRGHQDCVGGIGLQLLRDTHYPLHCPATSLRDAALGTIAYLPSGSTEDIVAGHRKDDDNTNDVVRGRGVGAPDCGYNSAFASVFSSEVRQIGDCLSLEVMLDAGAEYWIVPTTYAPRVLDEFDLAVISTSPFMLLEAKESEYWDQRTVPPELLCSAPTGTQQVGQTEGEVSIIFDSKTRIASDANLLLQDTQPKRNKRLAHNSVRNSSESASAPLSSALCRVVVAAAVDLAAADEDVTKLCVNEAYERPSLPVEDVMGTPTLQLAIVPGEVDGKGHPTRTVGEIDPHAAHTYALDHHTVLETVLTPVPLNSTEYYTVICALRPAEMPVQVHYRVWCAAPLLEVMSVPMWSKQEMVLCWDDEKGSASYYSGTRHPQVELSKLRPFQRFAVSLRMMDYDTIEPAIMFSVVVNDGLQGELVEGRLEDRGVWWQSAYVNGTYVQGSFDLDEHPPESLILIACLQPTGSRGKCILTISSDSANYRAYPLRAVGAHLL; encoded by the coding sequence ATGTCCTACTATGTGGGCTACTCGCAGCGAGAGATCTACAAGAAGCGGTGCAACGAGCTGGACTGTGCATGCAACTCCGCGGTAGTACAGCTGCTCTCTGATGTGCCGAATGAGGTAGCGAGCCTCATCGCACTTGACCTCTCCCGCAACTTTCTGGGGAGAAAAGGCGTCATTCCGCTTCTGGATGTGATTGAGGGTGCCACGCAGCTACGTAGTCTCGACCTTCGTGACCAGCAGCTCGGCAATGAGGCTGTGGAACTGATATGTGTGCGCCTTCGGCGGCACCCCTCTCTGGTGAGGCTAAACCTGTCAAACAACCCCATCACTCTCGCCGTTTCCAGGGCGCTGCTCGAGCTGGCCAAGCAGAACTCTGTTCTGCAGTATATCCTCCTAGAGCACACATTCGTGCGTCCCTCCATGGTGACTGTGATCGAGGTGCAGCTCGAGAAGAACCGGGCACGCGCTAGAGCTGCGTCGACCGTATCAGCGATGCATGAGGACAAGACAAGCCGAATTgcaaccaccacctcctcagACGCAGGGACGTCTGTGGTCGATGTCAAGGCTGGCAGTTCGAGAAGCGAGCAGATTGTATTATCCACACCAGCCGGTGGTggcattgctgctgctgtgtcacTTCTTCATAGTAGTGCAGCACCGATGACCACGGGTAGCagcgagctgcgccagcgcatcCCAGCacacgagctgcagcacgtcttGCGCTATTACACTCACGCAGTAGCTGACGTTTTATATGACGTTAATCCCACGCAAGACCTCTGGGGGTGGTGTGAAGCTCGGCAGTACATGTTTGACGACGACCAGTTCAACTCACGCAACAATCACTTGCACAGGACGGCACGGCACCGGTACAGCATCGCTGGCTGGCGGCGCGTCGGCGAGCTCTATCCCGACGCCACGCTATTTGGGTGGGAAAGTGCGACAAGGCTCTCAAACGGCACGGCACAGCAGGCTGCATCCGACTTCAGAGGCAGTGGTCTTCAGCACACTTGCGAGGGTCTGATAGGAGGTGTGATGGACTCCACAAGAGCAGCTGTAGGTAgtgaccgcagcagcagcggtgcggcaTATTCGGATGCAACCTCGGTCCTCTGGCAGCTCCCCACAGATGTCCCGCCGGGGTTCACGTGGGCCTTCACAGCCCTCATGGCGAGCATGAAAGAGATGGGGTCACTGCATACCCTCCTCTGCGCATCCGCCACAGGTCTTCCAGACGGTGGGatgcgggtgcagcggggcACTGCTTGCCCTGGTATCTACACGATGCGCATTTTTGTGGAGGGCCAATGGCGCTACCTCCTCGTGGATGACTTTCTACCTGTAGACGAGTACGGCCGGTTGATCTTCACGAAGCTGTCGATGGACGACAAAGCGTTCTGGCCGTGCATCTTGGAGAAGATGCTAGCTAAGCTGCACGGAGGATACCATGCGTTGGATTCGCACTTTGACCAGCACCACGTCGACATCGACAGCTCCAACATACACAAGTCCATCGCTGGGCTGTTCCTGAGCAAGGAGAACCTCCAGAGGGCGaccggcggtggcggtggcggtggtgccgccatTGTGTGCTGTGGCGGCAACGATGCTGATTGGGATGCCATGCCGGGCGTCTCACTCATCGGTGAAGGGGTGGCGAAGAACTGCGGCTGTGTCATGTCACGCCTCACGAGGGGCCTTTACGACAGCTATCAACTACAcccggtggaggaggcgccgaCGACAAAGGTGTTCGAGGTGCTGCACAAGGCTCTTGGGGTGCCCCTGTGCAAGGCAGACGTGCGAGAGGGATTCGACATCGCACCGAGTAGTCGTAGAGGGGCATCGGTGAGGCGGTCATTTCTTGGGGCTCGCAGCGTTTCTGTGGACGTCCCTGCCAGTGTGCCAGGCGTGTCGTCTTGCGTGACGACTGCCATGGCCTTTAGCAGAGACATGTCGCGAACCTTTAACGGTATTCAGCCACGCTGCGGCTACCAgattgtgcgtgtgtgccacACCGGTGGCGTACGTTTGCTGGAGCTCTGCAATCCCTGGTGCGGCGCGGAGAAATGGACAGGCGACTGGGCGGACGATTCACCGCTGTGGAAGAGGCATCCAGAAGTGGAAGAAATACTACTGACGCGCGCCCGAACAGGCCCGAGTGCGCAGAGCGACAGCTGCTGCCTTTTGCAGCGACCCAGTGTGACATCCAGGCTGATCAATACGTCGCTAAAGCGCTCATTGCTGGCGACTTTGAGCGAGATGGGAGAGTCACTGAAGGAGATGAAGTTGAGCACACCGCCAGGCTCCGTGACGAACCCTGCTGGGcatcctgcgccgccacggaCGCACCTACAGAAGTCCACCTTCTGGATCGCCTACACGGACTTCCTGCAGAACTTTGAGTGGGTACACACGTGCCGCATCTTTGGTGACGAGTTTTATCGGCAAGACGTGCACGGCGCGTGGTCACGCGATTCGGCCGGTGGCAATGCACGTGAGCCGTCATGGTACATGAATCCGCACTATCGACTATCTTTCCCCTACAGGTCGACAGTTTATATGCAGCTGACACGACGCGATCCGCGTCTCCGTCGGACCCGCGACGTAGGGCGCGGTCACCAAGACTGCGTTGGTGGTATCGGCCTGCAACTTCTGCGTGACACGCATTACCCGCTACACTGTCCTGCGACCAGTCTGAGAGACGCGGCACTTGGGACGATCGCTTACTTGCCCAGTGGCTCCACGGAGGATATCGTCGCCGGCCATCGTAAGGATGATGACAACACAAATGACGTTGTGCGTGGCAGGGGTGTCGGTGCCCCTGACTGTGGCTACAactccgccttcgcctctgtTTTCTCCTCCGAGGTGCGCCAAATCGGTGATTGCTTGTCACTGGAAGTCATGCTCGACGCCGGCGCGGAATACTGGATCGTACCCACCACATACGCACCGAGGGTGCTAGACGAGTTCGACCTCGCTGTCATCTCAACCTCGCCATTTATGCTGCTAGAGGCCAAGGAGTCCGAGTACTGGGATCAGCGCACGGTGCCACCAGAGCTGCTCTGCTCCGCTCCCACTGGCACTCAACAGGTTGGACAGACGGAGGGTGAGGTGTCCATCATTTTTGATTCGAAGACCCGCATCGCCAGTGATGCGAACCTTCTACTTCAGGACACACAACCGAAGCGCAACAAGCGCCTTGCACACAACTCTGTGAGGAACTCAAGCGAGTCCGCGTCTGCCCCGCTGTCCAGTGCGCTGTGTCGCGttgtcgtcgctgccgcggtggacctcgctgcagcagacgAAGACGTGACGAAGCTCTGTGTCAACGAGGCGTACGAGCGGCCTTCGCTGCCCGTGGAGGACGTGATGGGCACGCCGACGCTGCAACTCGCCATCGTACCGGGGGAGGTGGACGGTAAAGGTCACCCCACTCGCACCGTGGGTGAAATCGATCCTCACGCtgcgcacacgtacgcgctCGACCATCACACCGTTCTTGAGACTGTCCTCACACCTGTTCCTCTCAATAGTACCGAGTATTACACTGTCATATGCGCTCTTCGCCCAGCGGAGATGCCGGTGCAGGTGCATTACCGAGTGTGGTGCGCTGCCCCACTGTTGGAGGTGATGAGTGTGCCGATGTGGTCGAAGCAGGAAATGGTACTCTGCTGGGATGATGAGAAGGGGAGTGCCAGCTACTACAGTGGTACGAGACATCCACAGGTGGAGCTGTCAAAGTTGCGGCCGTTTCAGCGATTCGCCGTATCGCTGCGAATGATGGACTATGACACCATCGAACCAGCCATCATGTTCTCCGTGGTCGTCAACGATGGGCTGCAAGGGGAGCTGGTCGAGGGGCGACTGGAGGACAGGGGCGTGTGGTGGCAGTCCGCGTACGTCAATGGCACCTATGTGCAGGGTAGCTTCGACCTCGATGAGCACCCGCCGGAGTCGTTGATCCTTATCGCATGCCTGCAGCCGACCGGCTCAAGAGGAAAGTGCATACTGACCATCTCGTCCGATTCGGCAAACTACCGCGCTTACCCGTTGCGCGCGGTCGGGGCCCACCTTCTGTAG